A single bacterium DNA region contains:
- a CDS encoding radical SAM protein has product MTVTLSTSSHPRAFADNCYVYAVLSRRARGVSIGLNLNPDKICNFSCAYCQVERREPQIAAAIQPEVLRRELRDMLEKISAGFFDEVVRERGLDASMGRVTEVGIAGDAEPTSSPAFCELMIITREEIEASGLDLPLVLYTNASLLQREKVQRGIAELDRLHGVVYAKLDAGTESYFQRVAQTKVPFARILENLALRARSATGRTQIQSLFSCISGDPPPPEEIQAYGARLASIVDGGGRLESIQLMTVARPPAEAKMTPLTREQLESIAAEVRRQVPGVPVEVF; this is encoded by the coding sequence ATGACGGTGACTCTTTCCACATCTTCCCATCCGCGCGCGTTTGCGGACAATTGTTATGTGTATGCGGTTCTGTCCCGCCGGGCGCGCGGTGTGTCGATCGGGTTGAACCTGAACCCAGACAAGATCTGCAACTTCAGCTGTGCCTACTGTCAGGTAGAGCGTCGAGAACCTCAGATCGCAGCTGCGATTCAGCCAGAGGTCCTGAGACGCGAACTAAGGGATATGCTGGAGAAGATCTCTGCCGGGTTTTTCGACGAAGTCGTTCGCGAGCGCGGACTCGACGCCTCGATGGGCAGGGTGACCGAGGTCGGGATCGCGGGCGATGCCGAGCCCACGTCATCGCCGGCCTTCTGCGAACTCATGATCATCACGCGCGAAGAGATCGAAGCCTCTGGGCTCGATCTGCCACTCGTGCTGTACACGAATGCCAGTCTTCTTCAGCGCGAGAAAGTGCAACGGGGAATAGCCGAACTGGATCGTCTGCACGGTGTCGTCTACGCGAAACTCGATGCGGGAACGGAAAGCTATTTCCAGCGCGTCGCGCAGACGAAGGTTCCGTTTGCGCGCATTCTGGAGAACCTCGCTTTGAGGGCCAGATCCGCAACGGGGCGCACCCAGATCCAGAGTCTGTTCTCGTGTATCTCCGGAGATCCACCGCCTCCCGAGGAGATTCAGGCCTATGGTGCGCGCCTCGCATCCATCGTCGACGGCGGTGGGCGCCTGGAGTCGATTCAGCTCATGACCGTGGCGAGGCCCCCCGCTGAAGCGAAGATGACACCGCTCACCCGCGAGCAACTGGAGTCGATTGCTGCCGAGGTCCGGCGCCAGGTTCCCGGAGTTCCAGTCGAGGTCTTCTGA
- a CDS encoding NAD(P)-dependent oxidoreductase, with protein sequence MPAQSRILFTGGSGLLGTEMRGLLPDALYPSSSELDVSNWQSVEAYGTGREVDLVVHAAAFTSPPRIEEDPQSALDANLIGTANIVKLCIGFACRLIYISTDYVFKGDRGNYVEDDAVSPINKYAWSKLGGECAARLYDRSLIVRTSFGPNEFPFPKAFEDQWTSRQSVSIVARKLVALMERDVNGTVHLGGSRRSVLEYARELDPSKDVGSLSIHDVSFPVPVDTSLDCGKFDEITGSNEPD encoded by the coding sequence TTGCCGGCCCAGTCCAGAATCCTGTTCACAGGCGGAAGTGGACTCCTGGGAACGGAGATGAGGGGACTCCTCCCGGACGCTCTGTACCCGTCGTCCAGCGAACTCGACGTCTCGAACTGGCAGAGCGTTGAGGCCTACGGCACCGGACGCGAAGTCGACCTGGTCGTTCACGCGGCAGCCTTCACCTCGCCACCACGTATCGAAGAAGATCCACAGTCCGCACTGGATGCCAATCTGATCGGCACGGCGAACATCGTAAAGCTGTGCATCGGATTCGCCTGTCGGCTGATCTACATAAGCACCGACTACGTGTTCAAAGGCGATCGGGGAAACTATGTCGAAGACGATGCGGTCTCGCCCATCAACAAATACGCCTGGTCGAAACTGGGCGGAGAATGTGCAGCCCGGCTCTACGATCGGTCGCTGATCGTGCGGACCTCGTTTGGACCCAATGAGTTTCCGTTTCCCAAGGCATTTGAAGATCAGTGGACGAGCCGCCAGTCCGTGTCCATCGTCGCGCGCAAACTCGTCGCCCTGATGGAGCGAGACGTCAACGGCACCGTACACCTCGGGGGTTCTCGACGCTCGGTCCTGGAGTACGCGCGGGAACTGGACCCTTCCAAAGACGTCGGGAGTCTTTCGATTCACGACGTTTCGTTCCCGGTTCCGGTCGACACTTCACTCGACTGCGGAAAGTTTGACGAGATCACGGGTTCGAACGAACCGGACTGA
- a CDS encoding dTDP-4-keto-6-deoxy-D-glucose epimerase, producing the protein MKLLDVKELALEGVQVIRFGRFADDRGYFTEHFRRSDFQGHADLEFMRGVEFVQANESFSREGCIRGLHFQWNPYMGKLVRTISGRMVDIVLDIRKGSATLGKAICYDMPTDSAADSHEWIWVPPGFAHGNYFSENTVIEYMCSGEYSPGCEAGISPLAADIDWSLCDPELRKGFERIANSKPLMTDKDREGLSLDAWLQDERSEQFALGQL; encoded by the coding sequence GTGAAGCTACTCGACGTCAAAGAACTGGCACTCGAGGGCGTTCAGGTGATCCGCTTCGGTCGTTTTGCAGATGATCGCGGCTACTTCACCGAACACTTCCGACGCAGCGATTTTCAGGGCCACGCCGACCTCGAATTCATGAGAGGCGTGGAGTTCGTGCAGGCCAACGAGAGCTTCTCTCGGGAAGGTTGTATTCGCGGGCTGCATTTTCAGTGGAACCCCTATATGGGCAAACTGGTCCGCACGATCTCGGGCCGAATGGTCGATATCGTGCTCGATATCCGCAAGGGTTCGGCCACGCTGGGAAAGGCCATCTGTTACGACATGCCGACCGATTCCGCGGCGGACTCACACGAGTGGATCTGGGTACCCCCGGGATTTGCTCACGGAAACTACTTCTCCGAGAATACGGTCATCGAGTACATGTGCTCCGGTGAGTACAGCCCGGGCTGCGAAGCTGGAATCTCGCCGCTGGCGGCGGACATCGACTGGTCCTTGTGCGATCCGGAACTCCGAAAGGGCTTCGAACGGATCGCGAACTCCAAACCCCTGATGACGGACAAGGATCGGGAAGGCCTCAGTCTGGACGCGTGGCTCCAGGACGAGCGCTCCGAACAGTTCGCACTCGGCCAGTTGTGA
- a CDS encoding glycosyltransferase family 2 protein translates to MQLSVIIVNFNNDRVLRGCLQSLPPALEGLDVEVILSDNGSSDGSLQWTREKFPEIQILENGDNIGFAEANNRALAIAHGRYILLLNPDTIVRPESFRTMIELLDRETSAGAVGCKLVETNGDRQISARSYPTLTTYLYHFLGLEDRFPRSPRFGRFHMSYWEGDDARPVDWVCGASLMIRRELLDSVGGIDPYFFLTYDEVDWCHRIQDAGHEIWYTPDTEITHLVGQSDPQSNPNPDSKIKYMTVERNSRVHYFIRHHGRFYATLVEALHIASNAALLLKARVFGTNQSTETMLERRLFLKLYWRTAMRIPRAGLSALLRRFGRDANYAILSNPYLEGQEPMPAQVSPQSPSK, encoded by the coding sequence GTGCAACTTTCCGTCATCATCGTGAACTTCAATAACGACCGTGTGCTGCGCGGTTGCCTCCAATCGCTGCCTCCGGCCCTGGAAGGGCTCGATGTCGAGGTGATCCTGAGCGACAACGGGAGTAGCGATGGCTCCCTCCAGTGGACCCGCGAGAAGTTTCCGGAGATCCAGATCCTGGAAAACGGAGACAACATCGGCTTCGCCGAAGCGAACAACCGCGCGCTGGCCATCGCGCACGGTCGCTACATCCTGCTCCTGAATCCCGATACGATCGTCCGACCCGAATCGTTCAGAACCATGATCGAACTATTGGATCGCGAGACGAGCGCCGGGGCCGTCGGATGCAAACTGGTCGAAACAAACGGCGACCGGCAGATTTCCGCGAGATCATATCCAACGCTGACGACCTATCTCTATCACTTCCTCGGACTGGAAGATCGGTTTCCCCGGAGCCCGAGATTCGGCAGGTTTCACATGTCGTACTGGGAGGGAGATGACGCTCGACCGGTAGACTGGGTCTGCGGCGCCTCGTTGATGATTCGCCGGGAACTGCTCGACTCAGTGGGCGGAATCGACCCGTACTTCTTCCTGACCTATGACGAAGTAGACTGGTGCCATCGCATCCAGGATGCGGGGCATGAAATCTGGTACACGCCCGACACGGAAATCACACATCTGGTGGGCCAGAGCGATCCACAGTCCAATCCCAATCCCGATTCAAAGATCAAGTACATGACCGTCGAGCGAAATAGCCGTGTCCACTACTTCATCAGACACCACGGCCGTTTCTACGCGACACTCGTCGAGGCCCTGCACATCGCTTCGAACGCCGCGCTGCTTCTCAAGGCGCGGGTTTTCGGTACGAATCAGTCGACCGAGACGATGCTGGAGCGCAGACTCTTCCTGAAACTCTACTGGCGAACCGCGATGCGAATTCCCAGAGCCGGCCTCAGCGCCCTGCTCCGCCGCTTCGGCCGTGATGCGAATTACGCCATCCTTTCGAACCCCTATCTGGAGGGACAAGAACCCATGCCCGCACAAGTTTCGCCACAGAGTCCATCGAAGTGA